The genomic segment GCTCAATCAAGATGTCAAGACGCTCTCGGTGGTTGTTACTGTAAACGGAAAAAACTTCAAAATGATGGCCATACCAAAATGGGAGGTCAAGGAGGGGGGCAGTAAAACGATGGGCATGGAACTGATAAATGTCCCCTATAGCTGGGCCGGCTTTATCCGGGAATTTGATCAAAAAAAAGCACAGGGCCACCCTTAGGGAACGGCCCTGTCCCCTAAACAATAGATGAGGCCTTGAGCGGGCACCTCGGTGAATTTTTCATATCATCCATTTTTTTTACACTGGACCATGCCATTCACCTGCCTGCTAACAGAAGACGGCCCCTTCTTTGGCCCTTAAATAATGGCCTTTGGGAGCGCAAGGCGTCTCGCCCGTCAAGCCCCTTTGCTCAGCACTTATTAAAGTCTCTTACCATTATTGCCCCGCTTTAATGCAAGCGGCACAATCACGCTCCAGGTAGGTGGTGCCGTTTGCACCCCATAATATCAATGGCCAGATTAATGTTTTTTCCATGGCAGGAACAAGATACATTGTAAAATAGCTTAAAACTGTAGCCGCCCTACCCCTTACCACTGCACCGAGTCCACAACTGCCCCGGATCAATTTCAAGCACCGAACAAACCAAGCTGAGAGAGAAGCTCTATAGCGAACCTGAGCCACATAGCCTTCAAGATGAAACTCTGGATAGATAGGCGACAAGCTAAAGCTCAAGATAGCTACTCAGCGGAACGCCTAAGAGTCGCGGAGCCCGGACAGACCAGAGACTAAAAAAGGAGTGGAGTGAAACGTAAAATGCTGGTATCTTGGCAAAGATTACCGTAACATTTCAGCTAAATGATCTGACACAACAGGACCACCCCAATAGCTGAAACAGCGGTGAAACAAAAACTCTCTTCCAGGGCAATTAGATAAAAAATGAATAAACGACGTTACCCCCGAATGAATGGGAAAAACCTAAGATTCGATATTTCAGATGGCAGTGGCTTCTTTTCAGGGTATGTAAGCGATATCTCCCGTTTTGGTATACTACTAGATGACATTCCTCTAAAACTCGATCACAGTGCGAAGACACTCTCATTGGTTGTCTCTGGAAATGGAAAAAACTTCAAAATGATGGCCATACCCAAGTGGACAGTTGAAAAGGGGATCAGCAAAACGATAGGCATGGAACTGATCAATGTCCCCTATATCTGGGCCGGATTTATCCGGGAATTTGCTCCAAAAACATCACTGACCCACCCTTAGGGCAGGCCCTGTCCTGATCATTAGCTCGGCTACGCCTTGTTTTTTTTTGGGAAGTACCTTCTCTTCAGCAACAATGCCTTTGCATGGTAGAGAAATGAGTTCACCGTTTTTTAGAATATTCTTGTAGTAAAGAATCTTATTCTCATTTTTTTCTTAAATGAATAAGTAAGCCAAACTGTAAGCAGCTGCAGGATCTCCCCTCCCTCCTCCCCCTTAAAAGTTGATGGCTTTTGCTCCAGAGATATCACAAACTTTTCTATCTTACGAATAGGCTTTGTTGTACCAGACATGTATCATAGGACTTTGCTGAAATAACTGAAGAGTTCAGGGAATGTCGGCACCTCTCAGGTGAAAGGTATCGTTCAGCCTCAGACATATATATTTAATTGGAGTGTTGAGTATGGATCATAATTTTATCCAGGAAAAACTGCGTGTCTTTGCTCAAGAGCGTAATTGGGATCAGTTTCATAGTCCCAAAAATCTTGCCATGGCCCTGGCAGGCGAAGCAGGAGAACTCTTAGAAATTTTTCAATGGCTCACAGAAGATGAATCAAAAAAAGAAAATATCAAGGCGAAGGATAAGCAGTTGGCGGCAGAGGAGCTTGCCGATATACAACTCTACCTCCTGAGGATCGCTGATAAACTGGATATTAACCTCGAAGAGGCTACCTTCGCTAAATTAGAGAAAAATGCGGAGAAATATCCTATTAGTTTAGCAAAAGATAATGCCATCAAATACAATCGGCGCGATGAAAGATGATCTTATCTTGCAAGCTACGGTAAGCAAGGGCACGCCAGCATTAGAAGAATACTATTCCCACCCTGCTACCCTTGAGACTACTCCGTCTCTTTCTGCTGTGGATTCAAAAGCTGGCAAACTGCCCCCCCCCTGAGCCTTTTAATAATTCTTACGAGAAGCGCAATGCCCCATGATACCAAAGGGCAGATTAATGACTTAGGGGGGGGAATGCTCATATGGCCTGTTCAAAATGAGATAAGATCAGTTGGTTATAATTGTTGAGGCACAAAACATAACCAACTGTTTTAGTTCCGGTTAAGGACCTTGTTATGCATGTTTATTTCACAGCCCTCACTACAATATTCTTTCTATCAAGTCTTGTTTCTAACAGGCTAATATTATTAGACACTGACTTTTTCAATATATCTTTATGAAAATCGGAGGCTCGTACTCCAAAATACACAGCAGTAACGCGCCCTTTAATTGGGTAGTATTCGTCCTGTCCGATGATTCTGTATTCATTTTCATACCTCCAATGCTCTGTTTTATATGATAGAACTTCATTAGGAGTTGCACCTGCAAGGATGGTTGTCCCATGCTTTTTCAAGCCACTATCATAATTCACCTCTGTAACATCAGCCTCATAATCAGAAAACTCAATTTCTATTGCCACACCAGTATGTCCATTTGCATAGTGTGACCACATCCTTATGTCCTCAAGTGATTTTGATAAGCTACATATTTTCAGATCAGAGTTGAACGTTGGTAGATCATCAATGCTTTTATATTGCCTAACCCTCTTTTGGTTGCCCCGGGGACTAATTATTGTATAAAAAAGCCCCTCAAGAGGGTCATTTAGAGAATCATAACTAGAACAGTACAGTCTTTGGTTTAATAGAATATCTAAAACAAACTCTAAGTTATCTAATGATCTGAATTTGTAAAGTTTCATCTACGCCTC from the Desulfotalea psychrophila LSv54 genome contains:
- a CDS encoding PilZ domain-containing protein encodes the protein MNKRRYPRMNGKNLRFDISDGSGFFSGYVSDISRFGILLDDIPLKLDHSAKTLSLVVSGNGKNFKMMAIPKWTVEKGISKTIGMELINVPYIWAGFIREFAPKTSLTHP
- a CDS encoding nucleotide pyrophosphohydrolase; translation: MDHNFIQEKLRVFAQERNWDQFHSPKNLAMALAGEAGELLEIFQWLTEDESKKENIKAKDKQLAAEELADIQLYLLRIADKLDINLEEATFAKLEKNAEKYPISLAKDNAIKYNRRDER
- a CDS encoding DUF2971 domain-containing protein is translated as MKLYKFRSLDNLEFVLDILLNQRLYCSSYDSLNDPLEGLFYTIISPRGNQKRVRQYKSIDDLPTFNSDLKICSLSKSLEDIRMWSHYANGHTGVAIEIEFSDYEADVTEVNYDSGLKKHGTTILAGATPNEVLSYKTEHWRYENEYRIIGQDEYYPIKGRVTAVYFGVRASDFHKDILKKSVSNNISLLETRLDRKNIVVRAVK